A window of Haloarcula marismortui ATCC 43049 genomic DNA:
CCGCAGCGGCGAGGCCGACGGGGCTCTTGCCGCTGTGGACGTTCGCTTCCTTCCCCGCTTCGATGAGGGCGCGGGCCTGGCGTTCGAGGGCGTCGTCTGCGTCGAGTTTGGAGACGAACTTGCTGAGGTAGGTTGCAGGGTCCGGCGGGCCGACCTGCAGGGAGAGTTCGCGGTTGAGATAGCGATAGGCCCGAGTGAACTCCATCTCGTCGACGCGGCTGACGACAGCCATGTCGTCAAGCGTCTGCGGAAGGTTCGCCTGCCTGACGGCAGCGTACAGCGCGGCGGTCGCCATCCCTTCGATGGAGCGACCGGGTAGCATCCCTTCATCGAGCGCGCGGCGGTAGATGACGCTGGCCGTCTCACGGGCGCTCTCGGGGACACCGAGGGCGCTCCCCATCCGGTCAATCTCGCCAAGCGCCTGCTTGAGGTTGCGCTCGGCGTGGTCGCGGGTGCGGAACCGCTCGTCCCAGGTCCGCAGGCGCTGCATCTTCTCGCGCTGGCGCGTCGACAGGGAGTTGCCGTAGGCGTCCTTGTCCTGCCAGCCGATATTCGTCGAGAGGCCCTTGTCGTGTTTCATCTCGGTCGTCGGCGCGCCGACCCGGCGCTTGTTGTCGCGCTCCTGACTGTCGAAAGCGCGCCACTCCGGCCCGTGGTCGATCTCGTCCTCATCGACGACGAGACCACACGACTCGCAGACGGTCTCGCCACGACTGTCGTCGGTGACGAGGCTTCCGCCACAGTCCGGGCAGGCGTGGCCAGTGCTCGCCTCGGACTCGGCCTGTTCGTCCGCACTTTCATCGCGTTCGTCGGGGGAATAGATGCTGCGTGTCGTCATAGATGTCCTCTGCGAGCGCGTGGGACGCCCGCGGTCGTACCCAATTATAGGGGTGCATCCCCCATGACGCCTCGTTTGGCATATGCCGAAGTTCGGAGAAGTAATATCTATGTGTCACGTTCGGCGCACCACGACGTACAACTCTCACTCCCGCTGTTACCGCGTTCTGAACTGCGACGCGGCAGTATACAGGTAGTGCAGTGCAGTTCGGTTCTGGTGCCAGACGCGATACTGTCGACTACACGCCCGAGCGACCGATACGGAGGCGTCCACCCTCGGCGACATCTTCGTCGGCCTGAACTGGCCCCATCGACCGCGTGACGAACGACCGGACGATCCACGCCTCCGCACGCTGGAGGCGGTACTGGAGCGTCGACCGTGACACGTCGAGCGTCTCTGCGAGGTCAGTGAGCGAGGTGTCCCGGGGCGTCCGGTAGTAGCCGTGTTCGACGGCAGCCTCGACAGCGGCCTGTTGTTCCGGCGGCAGCTCCGCCAGCGTCACGGCCTCGTCGACCCAGTACGAGGGGGAACTGAGCTGCCGGAATTCGACGGTGAGTCCCTCCCGGAGCTCGGATTTCATCTCCTCGAACAGGCCGTCGACGCCGGCGTCGCTACAGAGGAGGAGCCGCCACTCACACCGGCTGCCACGGCGCTCAGTCTCGACGAGGACGCCGCGGCCGACGTGGTCGATGGCTAACCGCGGAATCGAGTGACAGTCGCCGGCTTCCGACCGGTAGCTGTACACCGTCCGAGCGCCGGGGTCCGAGCCGATGACCTCGTACGTCCAGTCCGTCTTGCAGTTACGGGTTCCGATGCACTCGGTACACTGGACCGGGTCGTCGTACACGTCATCCAGCTGTTCAAGCGCAGTCTCCGGGCCGGCGACGCGCTCGAGCCGCCACATCCCGTCTCGTGTGACGTTGCACGCTATCGTCCGGGAATGGGTCTCCGGATAGTCGATGAACACGTCCATAACGGGGTCGACGTTCCACTCGTAGTCGATAGTGAAGATGAACTCTCGCATGTACATCCCGTTGCGTGTCGAGTGGCTTATACGCACTGTCTCGTTCGGCGTATGCCAAACCAGCCGTCATTATCGAAGCACGCTTTCGAGGGAGTATGTCGTGTCCTGTCTCTCCATCTACTGGCGACTCGTCCAGCGGAGCGGTCACTGGCGACACACCGGACGACTCGCCGTCGCGCATTCGCGGATATGAACTACCGACGCACAACTGGCGACACACCGTCGTCTACGGGGCGGTGTTCTGGGCAATCGTGGCCGCTGCGTGGCTCGCCGTCCCGACCGGTCACCCGTTCCAGCTGGGGGTCACGCTGTCCGGACTGTTTGCGGCCCCGCTGTTGCCGGTCGCACTCTGGTGTGATTACCGCCAAGCGAGAGAGTTTGGCACCTGTGACCCCGGTCTTCAGGCGTACCTCTCGAACCTCATTCGGGATATCAAGACGGCAGGGACCGGCCAGAGCGCTCTCGGCGACCAGCGCCGGGAATTCCTCAGGTGCTGAGGTCGGCCACGCCGCTCACGTGGTTGCGGTCGATTGCTGAGACCGGGCCTCTGCAAGCCAGTCCGGGTCTGGAACGTCAGTCGACCCGACGTCGGTGATCTCGTAGCGCCACTCGATTGAGACCGTTTCGCCGTTGTCAGTCTCGCCGGTCAGCGTCCACGCTGTCTGGCGTGCAAGTCCGTCCGAATCGACCAGAATCACGACAGTGAAATCGGTCACAGTCACGTTCCCGCCGGACCCGAACGCGCCGGCACCGAACTGCCGCCAGGTCGAGAGGTCCGAGTACTCGTAGCGGTCCACCGTGACGCCGTCGAAGGTTTCTGTCCCGACAAAGCGGGCGTCATCGACTGATTCGTAGCTGAGCGTCCCGCGGTCGACGGCGGACTGGAACGAGGTGTCGTCCTGTGGCCTGACCTGATAGAACGCTTCGCCGTCAGTCTCGTACCGCGTGTAGGCCGAGCCGTCGGCGACAAACGTCTCGAAATCAGTTCTGGCGTCCGGCCCGGACATCGTGAACGTCTCCAGCGAACGGTTCGCCTGCAGGTCCACCTGATAGACGTTCGTTATCGTAGCCGTCTCGCCGGCCTCAGTCGTCGAGTACGACCACCTCGCGGTGAAACTGCCCGCGTCTCGCAGGAGGCGGTCCGTCGCCTCAACCGAAAGGTCGTCCCGGTCTGCCGGTGCGGCCCCGCCGTCGTCTGCATCAGTCCCGTCGCCCACCGCCGGACCGCCGCCGAGACACCCGGCAAGGACGAGCAGTGACACCACCAGCACAGTAAGTAACCGCGTTGTCATGTCTGAGAGGAGGCTGCCACAGGAGATAAGCTAGTATGGTTGATACGACCGGCGGGGCCGGCGACGCGGCACTTGCACCTGCAAAGGCGCTACAGCCAGTCCGTGTCCGGGTCGATTCGGTTCGGCGGCGTCTCGCCGGCCAGCGCGGCTTCGACGTTCGCCGCGACGGCGGCATTAAGGTCGTCGCGAGCTTCCTCAGAGTACCAGGCCGCATGCGGCGTGACGATACAGTTGTCAAGGCCGACCAGCGGGTGCTCAGCCGTCGGCGGTTCCTCGGCGAGTACATCGAGACCCGCCGCTCCAATCATTCCGTCCTCCAGCGCCGTCCGGAGCGCCGCTTCGTCGACGAGGCCGCCACGGCCGGTGTTGACCAGAATTGCCTGCTCACGCATCGCTGCGAGCGCGTCGGCGTCTATCATCTCTGCCGTCTCCCCGGTCAGCGGCGCGTGGAGGGAAACGTAGTCAGCTCGCTCGTACAGCGTCTCCAGCGCGACCTTTTCGACATCGGCGTCGGCCATCTCCTCGGCATCGACGTAGGGGTCGTAGGCAATCACGTCGAGGTCAAAGCCACGCAGTTGGTCGCGCACCCGCCGCGCGATGGGGCCGAAAGAGACGAGGCCCAGCGTCTGGTCGCGGACGCGATGCACCGGCCGGGTTCGCTCCCAGCCCCAGCCGCCGTCGCGAACGTCGCGGTCGTAGGCCGTAAGCGTCCGAACACAGTCAAGCAGTAGCGTCACCGTGTGGGTAGCGACCTCGTCGGTACAGTACTCGGGGACGTTCGTGACGGTCACGCCGTTGTCTGCCGCCGCAGACACGTCGATGTTGTCGATACCGACGCCCGCTCTCGCAACGATCTTGAGGTCGTCCAGCGCGTCAAGCACGCCGGCAGTGACCGGCGTGTTCACGTCCACGACGAGGCCCGCTGCCCCGGCAGCGGCGTCCCGGACCGCGTCCTCGTCGTCTGTCTCCGCGACGACGACATCAGCGTCGAGTTCCGCTCGCAGTCGGTCGACATCTATCATCGGGTCATCGCTTGCGACCACACGTTCCATGTTCGGAGTCAGGGCCTGAGACGGTAAAACGGGTCGAAGTCGTTCCCATCGGATAGGAATTCGAGGTCGATGATAGATTCAATACAACGAGTAAATCAGTTGATTGTTCGATCCACGTGGTTCGAGCGCTGTGATTTAAGCCACTCGACCGCCAATCCAGCGGTATGCAAATCGAGCTGCGGTTTTTTGCCAACTTCCGGGAAGCCGTCGGACAGAAAACGGTTCACCGCGAGTATGAAACGGACCTGCAGGCGGGCGATGTGCTCCGACAGCTCTCCGAGGAGTTCACAGAGATGGACCTATTTGAGGACGGCGAACTGCGAGAGTATCTGACAATCCTCCGGAACGGAAGAGACATTGCCCATCTCGATGGTCTAGAGACCCCACTGGAAGACGGAGACGAACTTAGCGTGTTCCCGCCAGTTGCCGGGGGGTAATTCCTGCGACAGTCAGTTGCCCGAGTCAGCAACAGAAGATGAACGGGTATAGCAACCCGATGCGGTCGCCGGTTTCCAGTTCCGTGTCCAGTCCGTCGAGATGTTCGTTGAACTCACCGTTGACCGCCACTCGCGCGTAGCATCTGGTCTGTTCGCCTTCGGGGTTTTTCGCCCAGTCGCCCGGCAGGTCCGCTATCTCCGGGGCCCAGCCCTCGGTGGTGGCGTCGGCTTCGGTTTCCGCGATGAGCATATCGCCCACGTCGTACTCCTGAAAGAACGCGTCGAGGAAGTCACGTAGCGTGTTCCCTTCGAACGTGTATGACAGCGCCGGTTCGCCGACGACCCGGCGAACGTGGCCGGTGCACCTGACCTCGACAGTAGTCAGGTCCATTGCCGACGACTGTCGCTCTACTGTCTCACTGCTCATGTGTACGCTACACCCCGCCGATAGAAGTCAGTAGAGACGAACATGTTCGCCCATCGCTGGGGTTTATTTGCGGCGAACTCTGTGTGGCGATATGGACAATATCGAACTGGGGATTCCGGCCGGAATTGTCGACTCGCTGCCGCCGGACAGCGAGGACACGAAACGCGACATGGAACAGGCCGTTGGTGGCTGGGAGCGGGAGCTCAACGCCGCGCTCAATACCGAAGAGCCGGCCAGCGCCGTCGTCGACCACATCGAGCAGTTCGAGAGCCGGTGGGAGGCCTACGACGAGTACGTCGTCGAACTTCGGGCCTGGGGTCAGTCACCCATCTACGCGATGGCCTGGCGCGACCTGCACGCCGCCGTCATTGCCCAGATTTACGACCACGCCGATCTGGATGAGCGCATCAACCGCGAGCGCAACGCCCGCATCGTCGACGACGGTATCCGGCCGGGGTAGACCCTCTCTGTCCGGCAGAGTGACACCTCGGGATAGCGCGGGTGTGGCAAACGAGCGCCGGACCGCCGATAAGTTTAGACGACCGCACCCGTAACGACCACACGATGGAGCGTGAACGGAGTTTTCGCGGCATCTCGGTTCGAGCCGCTATCGGGTATCTAGAGAACCTCGGCGGCGAGCAACGCGGCGAAGCGACCGTCGAAGGCGACGGCTGGGCGGCGACACTCTCAGAGGAGAAAGTCGCTATCGGCCCCAGCCTCCAACTCAACGAGGTAACAATCCAGTTCGACGGTGACCCGGAGACACTGGAGCCGCTTATCGAGAAGTTCGCACAGAAAGCAATGCGGGCGGGCGGCTGACCGGGGCGCGATGGCCGACCCGTCGTACCCAATCGAGGGGCAGATCGTCTTGCTGGCCGGCACGCAGGCCAGCGTCCCGCTCGACCGCCTCCCCGACCTGCTCGAACAGGTGCAAACGTATCTCCGGGCAAACCGGGAAACCTACGACAGAGAGTACGAACGCATCAGCGGCCCCAGAGAGGCCGATTACGTCTGCGCTGAGTCGGACCACTGGGACAGTATCGGCACAGAACTTGGACTGAGCAACCGCGAGCAGGACGCCGTTCAGCGGGCCCACGCCGCCCAGTTCGAGCGCGACGGGCGGCGGCTGGACAGAAGCGAGGAGTTCGAGACGACGCTGGAAATCAGGGCCGTACTGGCAGTCAGCTCTGAACCGTAATCGTCTCCAGCACGCGCTGGGAGAACGCCGTTTCGGAGAGGTCGCCGTTTTCGAGGTCGTCGATCCACTCGCTGTCGACTGACCATTCGCCAAGTTCGGTGTCCTCAAGATCCGTCACGGTCGCCTCGATGTCGACGCCGGACCAGTCATCAGCGTGGAGGTCCCGAAAGACGTTGATGACGCGGCCGATTTCCCGGTGGGGAATGACGGCCGCCTCGTCGGCCGAAATTGATTCATATGTGAGCCGGTACGTCTCGCCCTCGTCGGTGAAGTCGGTGACGTAAACGCCGTGGCTGGTCAGTCGGGACTCTACTTGAAATTCGAAGTCGTCGATATCTTCCTTGCGCATTAGAGAAGTGAAATGTGTTCGACGGCCGGCGCTATCTCAGTCGTCGCTCGGTGCCGCTGCGCCGCCGGAGCTGACGCCGGTTCCGGGGCCGATATCGATTCCCAGTTCGTCGAGTTTCTCGTCGGGAACGACGCCGTTCTCCCAGCCACGGACCTCGTAGTACTCGTCTTTCATCTTCGAGAGTTCCGCGAGTTCGCCCTCGGAACCGCCTTGGGCTGGCATCGCGTGCTCGTCGCCCTCCACGAACCGGTTTGGCAGGTCGTCGTCGGACCCGTCGAAGCCCGCGAGGTTGTTGTAGTACCGTTCGAGGTTGTAGACGCGCTCGCCGGCCTCCATCAGTTCCTCCTCGCTCACGTCCAGCCCAGTCATGCCGTTGTACTGCAGGACGTACTCCTCGATACCTTCCGCGAAGGCGTTGAACTTGCAGATGTCGAAGGAGTCACTGATAGCGTGCAGGTCCTGGAAGGTAGCACACAGCTCGCCTTTGCCCTCCCACTCTCGCGGGTCAACCTTCTCCGGGATACCGAGAATTTCGGCTGCTGGGGTGTAGCCGCGCAGGTGACACGCCCCACGGTTTGAGGTCGCGTACCCGATTGCCATCCCCTTCATACAGCGCGGGTCGTAGGCGGCCATCGTCTGGCCTTTGACCGCGAGAGAGTTGGTGTGAGCGTCGAACTCCTCGGCGAGATGGTCCGGCCCCTCGGCGAGGTGGTCCGCGAGTTCCGTCTCGCGGTGGGCGATCATCTCGATCATGTCGATCATCGTCTCGGCGTCGCCCCAGTCCAGACCGTCGTCGAGTTCGTCGAGTTTGCCCTCCTCGGTCATCTCCATCGTCATCGCCATGGTGTTACCAACATCGATGGTGTCGACGCCGAGGTCGTTACACCGGTCGAGCATCACTGCAATCTTGTCGCGTTCGACGTGGCCGGAGTTCGGGCCGAGCGCCCACGCGGACTCGTACTCGTAGGATTCGGTGCGGACGTTCATCTCCTCGCCCTTGTGCATCGCCTGCACCTCGACTTCCTTCTTGCAGGCGACCGGACAGGAGTGACAGGTCGGCTCGTCAACAAGGATGTTCTCCCGGACGTTTTCGCCCGAGACGTTCTCTGAGTCGATGATACGCTCGCCGTCGCCCTCGGCGTCCGAGTACGCTCGCGTCGACGAGTACTTCCCGTTTTTCGTCGGGAGACCGTCCATCTCCTCGGTGGGATTCATCAGGACGTTGGTCCCGTACATCGAGAGTCCGCCTTCATTGGGCGCGGTCACGTCGGATTCCTGGATGACCTGCATCGCCTGCTTGTGGCCCTCCTGGAACGTCTCTTGGTCTTTTGGCTTCGGCATCCGAGTGCTGGACTTGACGACGACGGCTTTGAGGTTCTTGTTGCCCATCACGCAGCCGGTGCCACCGCGACCCGACGCGCGGTCGTCCTCGTTGACGATACAGGCGTATTTGACCTCGTTCTCACCGCCCTGGCCGATGGCCATTACGGAAAGGTTCTTGCCCAGCGAGCCGCCCTCGATTTCGCCTTCGAGGTCGTCGATAGTGTCGTGGACGCCCTGCCCCCAGAGGTGTGAGGCGTCGCGCAGTTCCACTTCGCCGTCTTCGACGAGCGCATACACCGGCTCGTCAGCCTGCCCTTCGAACAGCAGTCCGTCGAAGCCCGACCACTTCAGTCGCGCCCCGGACCAGCCGCCGTGGTGGGAATCAGTGACGGTCCCCGTCAGCGGCGACTTCGTACAGATGGCGATACGACCGCTCATCGTCACCTGTGTCCCCGTCAGCGGCCCGTTCATGAACGCCAGCAGGTTCTCCGGCCCAAGCGGGTCAACGTCCGGCCCCTGGTCGAAGACATACTTCACGCCGAGTCCGCGTGCACCGATATACTTTTTCGCGTCTTCCTCGTCAATACCTTCGTAGGCTACGTCCCCGTCTCCGAGGTCGATCCGTGCCACGTGGTCCTGAAAGCCACCAAGGTCTGTCATGGTAATACGTGACTCTCTGGCCGCAAGCAAGTTAACGGTTTGTGTTGCTAAAATATAGATATCTGACGGTTTCAGCGGTCACTTGCCCTGCGTGACCGGGTCTCATCCACAAGTCTGGTCCGAACCGTTTAAGACTCCGAGCGGCAAACTCCGGGGTAACTCGCTGGACAACGGGCACCAGCGGGCACCTGCGTGTGCAGGTCGGGATGTGAGTCGCGCCGCGCGCGACTTGAACCACGCAACGCCCGTGGTGAATACATATGGCACGAAGCGCATATTCGTACATTCGAGATGCCTGGAAGAACCCAGGCGACGGACAACTCGCAGAACTACAGTGGCAGCGCCAGCAGGAATGGCGCAACGAAGGGGCCGTCGAGCGCATCGAGCGCCCGACCCGCCTCGACAAGGCCCGCTCGCAGGGTTACAAGGCCAAGCAGGGCGTTATTGTCGCCCGCGTCTCCGTCCGCAAGGGCAGCGCACGCAAGCGCCGCCACAAGGCCGGCCGCCGCTCCAAGCGCCAGGGCGTCACGCGCATCACCCGCCGGAAGGACATCCAGCGCGTCGCCGAGGAACGCGCCTCCCGCACCTTCCCGAACCTGCGCGTGCTCAACAGCTACTCCGTCGGTCAGGACGGCCGCCAGAAGTGGCATGAGGTCATCCTCATCGACCCGAACCACCCGGCCATCCAGAACGACGACGACCTGTCGTGGATCTGTGCTGACGACCAGGCCGACCGCGTCTTCCGCGGTCTGACCGGTGCCGGTCGCCGCAACCGCGGCCTCAGCGGCAAGGGCAAGGGTAGCGAAAAGACCCGCCCGTCGCTGCGCAGCAACGGCGGCAAGGGCAAGTAACCCACCTTTTTCCGCCTCGGGTGCGCGAAGCGCACCACTCGGCGCAAAAACGTGGTCCTCGTGAGCGAAGCGAGCGAGGTGGTTCGAGACGGCATTGCCGTCTCGTCATGCCGGAAATCTTCGATTTCCGAGCAGCTCGAAAGACGAGCGAGCAACGCGAGTCTTTCGGTGGCGAAAAAGGCCGAACGCTCGCTTCGCTCGCGTGGATGTCCACCGTGATTTTCGACTTCAGTTCTTCCAGACATCCGGTCATAGTGCCGTCTAGAGAGGGAGCCGACTACGCCCAGACGCCCTGTTCGCGGTCCATAATGCTGACCACAACGACGTGAGGCAGTGTGACGACAGCGATGAACACCAAGTACAGCGCGACCCACTCCGGGACGGACCCCGGCGGATTTGGGACAAGGAAATATAGCCCGCCGAGGAGAGCGAGCGAGGCAGCGGTCAGCGGGGCGGCGTCGCGGGCAAACCGCGCCAGTGCCGCCGATGGGTCGCGGTTCTGGAGTGCGGCAGTGGCGTCGTCGTCGACCAGCAGCAGGCGGGCGACGTGGCGCAGCGAGTGCCACAGACAGAAGTACACGCCGATGGCGAGCACCGGCGGGACGAGGGCGAAGTAGGCAAGCAGGCCCAGCGTCTCACCGGCGTCGAGCAGCCACGGCCGGCGGGCATCGGCGCGAGCGAACCCGACGGCCAGCGTCGCCACGACGAGCGCGCCGTAGGCGAGGGCGAGCGCGGTCCGCACGTCGGTCCGGAACGCCCAGCCGATAGCGGCCACGGCGTCGGGCGCGAACAGCGAGACGAGGTCCGTCGCGACGCGGCGGTACCACTCCGGGAACGCGAGCAGCGGGACTAGCATCGGCAGGCCGCCGCGGACGAGGACGGTTCCGATTCGCTGCGGGAGTGACCGGAGGTGGTCGGCGTCGGCCAGCGCGCGTAGCGCGTAGAGGTCGCCCTGCCCCCAGTGGAACCACGTCACCGCGATGAACAGGACGAAGGCCGCCGCGGGTGCGAGGAACCAGGTGACGGCGTAAGCCCCGCCAACGACGCCGTAGAGCGCGAACACGCGGGCGATAGCACGCCAGTCCGGGCGCTCGCCACGGGTCCGTGCGACCGCGAGGTGGTCGACTGCGCCGTGGGGCAAGCCGAGCAGGACAGCGCTGACAACCAGCGGGGCGTACTGGAGCGCAGGTGGTATCGAGACCCCCGCGAGAAACGGAGCGACGACGGCGAGGCTAGCGACCCAGCCGGGAGCCAGTGCGACCCGGTAGCGAACCGACGGTTCGACGGCGCTGCGGTAGCTCACTCCCATCTGTCCATGAGCCAAGTATAGAGCACGACCCCCTGCACGACGAACAGCGTCGTCAGGAGGAAAAACACCGCTTCCTCAATCGGCAGGTCAAGCAGGGGAACCGTGTAGCCGGTCGTGTACTGTTTTGAAATCGTCCAGACGCCGAGTCGGATGGCGATGCTGTCGATACCACAGAGATAGGCCATTGGGACCAGTGTCGCGACGCTCACGGTCCGCCACTCGCCGACGAGGAAATGCCACCCAAACAGCCACTGAATGGCGAGAATCGGACCGCTCCAGACCAGCAGGGACCCGAGGTACAGCCCCGAATCGGAGCGCAGGAGTGCAAGGCCGGACAGCACGACGACGAGCGCAACGGCAAGCCCGACGAGTCGCGTTCGTGTTGGCGTGGCCAGCGGGCGCTCCGTGTCTACCCGAAACCGGGCCACCCACAGCCCCACCATCGCCGTCTGCAGGATGAAAAAGAGGTACTCGCCGAGGGGTATCGACCAGAACCGAAGCAGTACAGCGCCGTCGCCGTACCACCAGACGCCGCGCCGGATGAGCGCGCCGTCCCACGGCGTCGTGTAGACGAGCGCCAGACCGGTGAGGATAGCTGTTCCTGTGAGTACGTCCCGGCGGCTCCCGAGGCGGTAGGTAGCCGTCAACGCTAGGCCGGCCACGACTGGGACCACGAAGAGGGCGTGAAACTGGAGATACGTGAGGGTAGACAGCATGAGTTCAGATACAGCAGGTGGTCGAAAACGATGCCCGGCGCGTGGCTGTCATCCACGCCACGTGGGCTGCCCGTGGCTGTGAGTGTCTGTTGGCGTCTCACCGGGGCCACGCTCGGAGACAGCGCTCACGGTGTAGAACGTCGCTTCGGGGTCGCCGTTACGCCGCCAGTGCCACCACGTGCGGGCGAGGAGCCACAGCCGGCGGCGACGGGTGAGGTCCGGTGTCTCCGTCAGCACGTCGTACCCGCGGTCACGGATAAGCCGGTGGTGGTCAGCGTACAGGACCGCAGCCAGCAACACGCCAAACTGGCAGTCTTCCGGCAGGTACCGGATGCCGGCGACGCCCTCGCGGTAGAGTTCGTCGGTCCGGGCCAGTTCCTCCTGCATCACGGCGCGGAAGGCGTCATCGACCTCGGCGTCGGCCAGTTGCTCCTCGGTGACGCCGTGGCGCTCGAGCGTCTCCTGTGGGAGATACACCCGGCCGTAGTCGTGAATGTCCTCACGAACATCCCGCAGGAAGTTCGAAAGCTGGAACGCTTCGGCCAGTGCCGTCGCGTGGGGCAGGGCCTCCTCCTTCTGTGGCGGGTCCATTACCTCCGTCATCATGTGGCCGACGGCGACGGCAGAACCGCCCATGTACTCACGGAGGTCCTCAAACGTCTCATAGCGGGCCTGTGCGATGTCCATCTCCATCGCGTCGATGAAGACGTTAATCGTCTCCTCGGAGATGTCGTGACGGTCAGCCAGGTCCTGAAACGCCGCCATGACTGCCTCGTGGTCGGTTTCTTCCGGGTCGATGTTCCCGAGTGCGGCCTCGCGAATCACCTCCAGTTGCTCGTGCTGAACGGTCGGCGGCGGCCCGTCCGTCTGGTCGACGACCTCGTCCGCGACCCGGAAAAACGCGTACATGACGTACGTCGGGTGGCGGATACGCTCCGGAAGCAGACGCGTCGCAAGGTGGAACGTCCGTCCGGTTTCCTGCTGTATCGATTTGCTGGTTTGGATGTTATCGGAATGCATTGAAAGCTATCGGGCGGTCATTCGGCGGGCGATGCGTCGCGCGCTTGTCGGCAGGCTGTCCGTAATAGTCCGGTCGGTCCGTGAGTGCGCCGCTATTACGGGGGTCTGTGTCCCGTCGGTTCGCCGGTGACAAACAGGACACTGGTTCGGTATCACTACATGTATATACGGTTGTTATCGGTATAAGCAGACTACCAAACTGCTTCGGGAATCGCGTCAAGCGTCCGACACCGGTAAGGGGGTTCGGAATCACGAGTTACCAGTTTTCAAACACTTCTTCCAGTAGCTTTCGCTCACCCGCACGGAGGTGCTGGTGGAACGTCGACGGGCAGATATCCATCGACTCGGCCAGTTGCTCACCGGAGACATCACGTGGCCAGTCGAAAAAGCCGCCGAGGAACCCTTTCCGGAGCGCCGTTAGCTGGCGGTTCGTGAGACGTTCCTCGACGTTTGCAATGAATGCCTGCCGGGAAACGGGCGGTTCGTCCCGCTCTCGCACCGAAAGCAGTTCCGTCTCCGGATACTGGTTTCGGACCTGCTCGACCACGCTTCGGGTCTCCATCGACGCCGGAAGCGTGACGGTGACCGTCGCTTGTCGCGGTTCGACGAGAATGTCGCCCGTCTGGGCTCCGCGGTCGGCGACGACCGAGACGACCGGTGGGTCCGAGACGGTGAACTCGAACAGCGCCGCCGAGTCCGACGTCGAGACGTGCGAGACGCCCGACACCTGCGGGTGGTCGGCGGCAACGGCACAGACCGCCGAGGGGTCGTCCGTCTCGACGAGGAAGAACATCACCGTTTCCTCACCGTTGGGGACGCTCCCACCGTACTCCATCGAACAACCGAGTTCGCTTGCCACGTGAATATAAAAAACGTCGGGGTCGGTGACCTGCAGTTCGAGTTCCGTGACGTTGTCGGCGGTCAGCAGCCGGCTGGTCTCGCGAGCATCGATAGCCGCCGCGGTGGCCCGGCCGATGGTTCCCAGCACGGCCTGTTCTCGGGGATCAAACACGTCGTCACTGTCGGCATAGACGGTGAGCACGCCGTATAACGATTCGCCGGAGACGAGCGGCACGGCCGCGACAGATGCCACGTCGGAGTCAGCAAGCCGGCTGTGTTGCTCGTCGATACCACCGGTCACGACCTGCATCTCCTCGGTACGAGCCGCCTCCGCGACCGGGTCGTCGGCGTCAAGTGGGATAGATAACGCGGTCGGTCGGTCGGCTGACAGGGCCGTCGACGACAGCGTCTCGTCGCGCAAGTCGAGTTCGGACACCCAGGCGAACTGGTAGGAGTCGACCGTGGCCAGCCGGTCACAGACGGTCTGCTCGATGGCCTCCCGCGAGTCGACGGTCAGTACGTCGCCCATCACCGCCTTCAGCAGCCCGTCGACCCGGTCGACGAGTTGCTTGAGGTTCTGG
This region includes:
- a CDS encoding aldehyde ferredoxin oxidoreductase family protein, which translates into the protein MTDLGGFQDHVARIDLGDGDVAYEGIDEEDAKKYIGARGLGVKYVFDQGPDVDPLGPENLLAFMNGPLTGTQVTMSGRIAICTKSPLTGTVTDSHHGGWSGARLKWSGFDGLLFEGQADEPVYALVEDGEVELRDASHLWGQGVHDTIDDLEGEIEGGSLGKNLSVMAIGQGGENEVKYACIVNEDDRASGRGGTGCVMGNKNLKAVVVKSSTRMPKPKDQETFQEGHKQAMQVIQESDVTAPNEGGLSMYGTNVLMNPTEEMDGLPTKNGKYSSTRAYSDAEGDGERIIDSENVSGENVRENILVDEPTCHSCPVACKKEVEVQAMHKGEEMNVRTESYEYESAWALGPNSGHVERDKIAVMLDRCNDLGVDTIDVGNTMAMTMEMTEEGKLDELDDGLDWGDAETMIDMIEMIAHRETELADHLAEGPDHLAEEFDAHTNSLAVKGQTMAAYDPRCMKGMAIGYATSNRGACHLRGYTPAAEILGIPEKVDPREWEGKGELCATFQDLHAISDSFDICKFNAFAEGIEEYVLQYNGMTGLDVSEEELMEAGERVYNLERYYNNLAGFDGSDDDLPNRFVEGDEHAMPAQGGSEGELAELSKMKDEYYEVRGWENGVVPDEKLDELGIDIGPGTGVSSGGAAAPSDD
- a CDS encoding lycopene cyclase domain-containing protein; the encoded protein is MLSTLTYLQFHALFVVPVVAGLALTATYRLGSRRDVLTGTAILTGLALVYTTPWDGALIRRGVWWYGDGAVLLRFWSIPLGEYLFFILQTAMVGLWVARFRVDTERPLATPTRTRLVGLAVALVVVLSGLALLRSDSGLYLGSLLVWSGPILAIQWLFGWHFLVGEWRTVSVATLVPMAYLCGIDSIAIRLGVWTISKQYTTGYTVPLLDLPIEEAVFFLLTTLFVVQGVVLYTWLMDRWE
- a CDS encoding phytoene/squalene synthase family protein, translating into MHSDNIQTSKSIQQETGRTFHLATRLLPERIRHPTYVMYAFFRVADEVVDQTDGPPPTVQHEQLEVIREAALGNIDPEETDHEAVMAAFQDLADRHDISEETINVFIDAMEMDIAQARYETFEDLREYMGGSAVAVGHMMTEVMDPPQKEEALPHATALAEAFQLSNFLRDVREDIHDYGRVYLPQETLERHGVTEEQLADAEVDDAFRAVMQEELARTDELYREGVAGIRYLPEDCQFGVLLAAVLYADHHRLIRDRGYDVLTETPDLTRRRRLWLLARTWWHWRRNGDPEATFYTVSAVSERGPGETPTDTHSHGQPTWRG
- a CDS encoding 50S ribosomal protein L15e gives rise to the protein MARSAYSYIRDAWKNPGDGQLAELQWQRQQEWRNEGAVERIERPTRLDKARSQGYKAKQGVIVARVSVRKGSARKRRHKAGRRSKRQGVTRITRRKDIQRVAEERASRTFPNLRVLNSYSVGQDGRQKWHEVILIDPNHPAIQNDDDLSWICADDQADRVFRGLTGAGRRNRGLSGKGKGSEKTRPSLRSNGGKGK
- a CDS encoding Brp/Blh family beta-carotene 15,15'-dioxygenase → MSYRSAVEPSVRYRVALAPGWVASLAVVAPFLAGVSIPPALQYAPLVVSAVLLGLPHGAVDHLAVARTRGERPDWRAIARVFALYGVVGGAYAVTWFLAPAAAFVLFIAVTWFHWGQGDLYALRALADADHLRSLPQRIGTVLVRGGLPMLVPLLAFPEWYRRVATDLVSLFAPDAVAAIGWAFRTDVRTALALAYGALVVATLAVGFARADARRPWLLDAGETLGLLAYFALVPPVLAIGVYFCLWHSLRHVARLLLVDDDATAALQNRDPSAALARFARDAAPLTAASLALLGGLYFLVPNPPGSVPEWVALYLVFIAVVTLPHVVVVSIMDREQGVWA